The DNA segment GCATCGCCGTCACGTCCGGCGGCGTCAGCGGACTCATGCTGGCGGTGCAGGCGCTGGTGGATCCGGGCGACGAGGTGGTCGCCGTCACCCCCGTCTGGCCCAACCTCGTGGCCCAGCCGCGCATCCTGGGTGCGCGCCTGCAGTGCCTGCCGCTGCGCCCGCGGGAGGACGGTGCCTGGGCGCTGGACATGGACGCCCTGAAGCGCGCGGTGACGCCGGCCACGCGGCTGCTGGTGGTGAACGCCCCGAACAATCCGACGGGCTGGACGCTGTCGGCGGCCGAGCAGCGCGAGATCCTGGAGCACTGCCGCGCCACGGGCACCTGGATCCTGGCCGACGAGGTCTATGAGCGCCTGTACTACGAACCGACGCCCCACGGCTGCGCGCCGAGCTTCCTCGACCTCGCCGCGCCGGAGGACCGCCTGGTGGTGGTGCACAGCTTCTCCAAGAGCTTCCTGATGACGGGCTGGCGGCTGGGCTGGCTCGTCCTGCCGCCGGCACTGGCGGCCCACATGGGCAAGCTGATCGAGTTCAATACCTCGTGCGTGAGCGTCTTCACGCAGCGCGGCGGCATCGCGGCGCTGCAGCACGAGGCGGAGATCGTGCCGCGCGTCACCGCCCACATGCGCCTGTGCCGCGACACCCTGCTGCCGCTGCTGCAGGCGGTGCCCGGCGTGCATGCCCATGCGGCCAGCGGTGGCATGTACGCCTTCTTCCGCATGGACGGCCATGGCGACGCGATGGCCACCGCCAAGCGCCTCGTGGCGGAAGCCGGCCTGGGCCTGGCGCCCGGCAATGCTTTCGGTCCGGAAGGGGAGGGCTGGCTGCGCTGGTGCTTCGCCTCGCGCGACCCCGCGCGGCTGGTGGAAGGGGTGGCGCGCCTGCGGAAATGGCTCGAAAAGGCCGGCGCGGTATAATCCCATGGTTTTGCATGGTGCAAGACGCACGCCGCCGGCCGTTCCAGCCCGCGGCGCAAGTCAAAACCTGGGGCCGCAGCCTCGCCACGCGCGAGGCCCGCCGGCTCCGACACTCAAGGAAAAACCAATGATCGCATCCTCCGTCAAGGCCGAAGTCATCAAGGACAACGCCCGCGCCGCCAACGATACCGGCAGCCCCGAAGTGCAGGTGGCCCTGCTCACGGCCCGCATCAACGAGCTGACCCCCCACTTCAAGCAGCACGCCAAGGACCACCACGGCCGCCGCGGCCTGCTGCGCATGGTGAGCCGCCGCCGCAAGCTGCTGGACTACCTCAAGGCCAAGGACGCCGACCGCTACACGGCCCTGATCGCCAAGCTGGGCCTGCGCAAGTAAGCGCATCCGCACGCAGGAACGCCTGGGTTAGCACGCTGACTCAGGCGTTTTCTACTTCGGAGCCGCAATAGCAGAGCGAAGCTGTGTCATTCCAATGGCCTTGGGGGCTGCCGGCCCGGCCCCAGGTCCACTGGAATGGCATCGTGTTCTGAGTTGCCCTCCGGCCCCCGCCGGCCTCTCCGGGCCGGCATCCACACCGAAGCATAGGAAACACGCATGACCATCTTCAACAAAGTCACCAAGTCCTTCCAGTGGGGCGACAAGACCGTCGTCATGGAAACGGGCGAGATCGCCCGCCAGGCCAACGGCGCCGTGCTGGTCGAGATCGACGGCACCGTCATCCTCGCCACCGTGGCGGCTTCCAAGTCGGCCAAGCCAGGCCAGGACTTCTTCCCCCTGACGGTGGACTACATCGAGAAGACGTACGCCGCCGGCAAGATCCCCGGCAGCTTCTTCAAGCGCGAAGCCAAGCCCAGCGAGCACGAGACGCTGACCAGCCGCCTGATCGACCGCCCGATCCGCCCGCTGTTCCCCGAAGGCTTCCTGAACGAAGTGCACGTGGTCGTCCACACCGTGTCGCTCAA comes from the Paracidovorax avenae ATCC 19860 genome and includes:
- a CDS encoding pyridoxal phosphate-dependent aminotransferase, with translation MRHTLAHLEESKIREVANAGMGRPDVLAFWFGESDEATPDVVNEAAIASLRAGETFYSQNLGLPALREAIAVYMARLHGPAIDAGRIAVTSGGVSGLMLAVQALVDPGDEVVAVTPVWPNLVAQPRILGARLQCLPLRPREDGAWALDMDALKRAVTPATRLLVVNAPNNPTGWTLSAAEQREILEHCRATGTWILADEVYERLYYEPTPHGCAPSFLDLAAPEDRLVVVHSFSKSFLMTGWRLGWLVLPPALAAHMGKLIEFNTSCVSVFTQRGGIAALQHEAEIVPRVTAHMRLCRDTLLPLLQAVPGVHAHAASGGMYAFFRMDGHGDAMATAKRLVAEAGLGLAPGNAFGPEGEGWLRWCFASRDPARLVEGVARLRKWLEKAGAV
- the rpsO gene encoding 30S ribosomal protein S15 translates to MIASSVKAEVIKDNARAANDTGSPEVQVALLTARINELTPHFKQHAKDHHGRRGLLRMVSRRRKLLDYLKAKDADRYTALIAKLGLRK